In one window of Pseudomonas benzenivorans DNA:
- a CDS encoding HAD family hydrolase gives MHYQNLLFDLDGTLTDPREGITRSVQHALVRLGIEAPDLASLEHFIGPPLLQCFMHSYDLDEATAWQAVGHYRERFAAVGLYENRVFDGIAALLEALNGQGRRLYIATSKPTLFAERIAAHFALARHFQAIHGSELDGTRTDKAELIGHLLAEEGLAARDTLMIGDRKHDLIGARRNGLDAAAVGYGFGSAEELQAEAPTYHFATLGDLRRAFAA, from the coding sequence ATGCACTACCAGAACCTCCTGTTCGACCTCGACGGCACCCTCACCGACCCGCGCGAGGGCATCACCCGTTCGGTGCAGCACGCCCTGGTCCGCCTGGGCATCGAGGCACCGGACCTGGCCAGCCTGGAGCACTTCATCGGCCCGCCCTTGCTGCAGTGCTTTATGCACAGCTATGACCTGGATGAGGCCACGGCCTGGCAGGCGGTCGGCCACTACCGCGAACGCTTCGCCGCGGTCGGGCTGTACGAGAACCGGGTGTTCGACGGCATCGCGGCGCTGCTTGAGGCCCTCAATGGCCAGGGCCGCCGGCTGTATATCGCCACCAGCAAGCCGACCCTGTTCGCCGAGCGGATCGCCGCGCACTTCGCCCTCGCCCGGCACTTCCAGGCGATCCACGGCAGCGAGCTGGACGGCACCCGCACCGACAAGGCCGAGCTGATCGGCCATCTGCTGGCGGAGGAAGGCCTGGCGGCGCGGGACACGCTGATGATCGGCGACCGCAAGCACGACCTGATCGGCGCCCGGCGCAACGGCCTGGATGCGGCAGCGGTGGGCTATGGCTTCGGCAGCGCCGAGGAACTGCAGGCCGAGGCGCCGACCTACCACTTCGCCACCCTGGGCGACTTGCGCCGGGCCTTCGCCGCCTAG
- a CDS encoding DUF1161 domain-containing protein, which produces MNRWMLVPVIGLLGAAALAQPKPCEELKREIEVKIQAAGVISYTLEIVANDEVHDPSMVVGSCDNGTKKIIYQKNG; this is translated from the coding sequence ATGAACAGATGGATGCTGGTACCTGTGATCGGCCTGCTCGGCGCCGCCGCGCTGGCGCAGCCCAAGCCCTGCGAGGAGTTGAAGCGGGAGATCGAGGTGAAGATCCAGGCCGCCGGGGTGATCAGCTACACCCTGGAGATCGTGGCGAACGACGAGGTGCACGACCCGAGCATGGTGGTCGGCAGCTGCGACAACGGCACCAAGAAGATCATCTACCAGAAGAACGGTTGA
- a CDS encoding aminopeptidase yields the protein MTQGCTPYSIDSPAWRWVPLLAALLLGGCSTLDYYGQLAAGQFELLRARQPVEDLLADPATAAPLRQRLALALQARSFASAELALPDNRSYRLYADLGRPYVLWNLFATAEFSVEPETHCFPIAGCVAYRGYYRQGRARGAAALLQQQGLDTYIGGVEAYSTLGWFDDPLLNTMLAWSDERLVAVIFHELAHQQLYVAGDTAFNESFATFVEREGLRRWRAARGLPEAEAAPLRQREQFSALVLASRERLRALYARDLPAPAMRAAKQAEFARLRRDYRALRDRQWGGAGRYDAWIEAPLNNAKLLPFGLYDSWVPAFAALYAEVGGDWPAFYRRAAALGRLPAPQRGAALQALQGAGQNLHATPWVQP from the coding sequence ATGACCCAAGGCTGCACTCCCTACTCTATCGACTCCCCGGCCTGGCGCTGGGTTCCGCTGCTGGCGGCCCTGCTGTTGGGGGGGTGCAGCACCCTGGACTACTACGGCCAGCTGGCCGCCGGCCAGTTCGAGCTGCTGCGGGCGCGCCAGCCCGTCGAGGACCTGCTGGCCGATCCCGCCACCGCCGCGCCGCTGCGTCAGCGCCTGGCCCTGGCGCTGCAGGCGCGGTCTTTCGCCAGCGCCGAGCTGGCCCTGCCGGACAACCGCAGCTATCGCCTGTACGCCGATCTGGGGCGACCCTATGTGCTGTGGAACCTGTTCGCCACCGCCGAGTTCTCGGTGGAACCCGAGACCCATTGCTTCCCCATCGCCGGTTGCGTGGCCTACCGCGGCTACTACCGCCAGGGCCGTGCCCGCGGCGCGGCGGCGCTGTTGCAGCAGCAGGGGCTGGATACCTACATCGGCGGCGTCGAGGCCTACTCGACCCTGGGCTGGTTCGACGACCCGCTGCTCAACACCATGCTGGCCTGGAGCGACGAGCGTCTGGTGGCGGTGATCTTCCACGAGCTGGCCCACCAGCAACTGTATGTGGCCGGCGACACGGCCTTCAACGAGTCCTTCGCCACCTTCGTCGAGCGCGAGGGGCTGCGCCGTTGGCGCGCGGCCCGCGGGCTGCCCGAGGCCGAGGCGGCGCCGCTGCGCCAGCGCGAGCAGTTCAGCGCCCTGGTACTGGCCAGCCGCGAGCGCCTGCGCGCCTTGTATGCCCGCGACCTGCCGGCGCCGGCCATGCGCGCCGCCAAGCAGGCCGAGTTCGCCCGCCTGCGCCGCGACTACCGGGCGCTGCGCGATCGCCAGTGGGGCGGCGCCGGCCGCTACGATGCCTGGATCGAGGCGCCGCTGAACAACGCCAAGCTGCTGCCGTTCGGCCTGTACGACAGCTGGGTGCCGGCCTTCGCTGCGCTGTACGCCGAGGTGGGCGGCGACTGGCCGGCCTTCTACCGCCGCGCCGCCGCCCTCGGTCGCCTGCCGGCGCCGCAACGAGGCGCGGCGCTGCAGGCCTTGCAGGGCGCCGGCCAGAACTTGCACGCCACGCCATGGGTCCAACCCTAG
- a CDS encoding PA0061/PA0062 family lipoprotein, with protein sequence MRRLALIASLSLLGACASPLPAHDPGLAWVELYTPPSDLLMADKLDGKRLDDGRYFQVTPGAHELISRFQFEVPGGGGINIMAEPIQRTCEIRVRYADFAAGQRYLLEARPMVTSAQAWLYDDQRNVLARGRVLRCGVF encoded by the coding sequence ATGCGTCGTCTCGCCCTGATCGCCAGCCTGTCCCTCCTCGGTGCCTGCGCCTCGCCGTTGCCGGCCCACGACCCGGGACTGGCCTGGGTCGAGCTGTACACCCCGCCCAGCGACCTGCTGATGGCCGACAAACTGGACGGCAAACGCCTCGACGACGGCCGCTACTTCCAGGTGACGCCCGGCGCCCACGAGTTGATCAGCCGCTTCCAGTTCGAGGTGCCCGGTGGTGGCGGCATCAACATCATGGCCGAGCCGATCCAGCGCACCTGCGAGATTCGCGTGCGCTACGCCGACTTCGCCGCCGGCCAACGCTATCTGCTGGAGGCCCGCCCCATGGTGACCAGCGCCCAGGCCTGGCTGTACGACGACCAGCGCAATGTCCTGGCCCGCGGCCGGGTACTGCGCTGCGGGGTGTTCTAG
- a CDS encoding LLM class flavin-dependent oxidoreductase: MSVLAQTRISILDLAPIRDDGGPAQALGNSLKLAQHAERLGFTRFWVAEHHNMDGIASSATAVLLGYLAAGTRSIRLGSGGVMLPNHAPLVIAEQFGTLATLYPGRIDLGLGRAPGADPFTARALRRERTGSADDFPADVAELQRYLGPRNPEQRVIAVPGSGTQVPLWLLGSSLFSAQLAGERGLPYAFASHFAPRLMHEALRVYRNHFKPSAVLERPYVMLGVPLVAADSDERADYLATSVYQRILALLRGHSLVQRPPVASMEGLWLPHEKQAVGDFLGLAVVGGPAKVRAKLEVLLEQTDADELIFTGDLYDFDDRLRSFELLAELHRCG; this comes from the coding sequence ATGAGCGTTCTAGCACAGACCAGGATTTCCATTCTCGACCTCGCGCCTATCCGCGACGACGGCGGCCCGGCCCAGGCGCTGGGCAACTCGCTGAAGCTGGCGCAGCACGCCGAGCGCCTCGGCTTCACGCGCTTCTGGGTGGCCGAGCACCACAACATGGACGGCATCGCCAGTTCGGCCACCGCGGTGCTGCTCGGCTACCTGGCCGCCGGCACCCGCAGCATCCGCCTCGGTTCCGGCGGGGTGATGCTGCCCAACCATGCGCCATTGGTGATCGCCGAGCAGTTCGGCACCCTCGCCACCCTCTATCCCGGGCGCATCGACCTGGGCCTGGGGCGCGCCCCGGGGGCCGACCCGTTCACCGCCCGGGCGTTGCGCCGCGAGCGCACCGGCAGCGCCGACGACTTCCCCGCGGATGTCGCCGAGCTGCAGCGCTACCTGGGGCCGCGCAACCCGGAGCAGCGGGTCATCGCCGTGCCCGGCAGCGGCACCCAGGTGCCGCTGTGGCTGCTCGGCTCCAGCCTGTTCAGCGCCCAGCTGGCCGGCGAGAGGGGCCTGCCCTATGCCTTCGCCTCGCATTTCGCTCCGCGCTTGATGCACGAGGCGCTGCGCGTTTATCGCAATCACTTCAAACCCTCGGCGGTGCTCGAGCGGCCCTACGTGATGCTCGGCGTGCCGCTGGTGGCGGCCGACAGCGACGAGCGCGCCGATTATCTGGCGACCTCGGTGTATCAGCGGATTCTCGCCCTGCTGCGCGGCCATAGCCTGGTGCAACGCCCGCCGGTGGCGAGCATGGAGGGGCTGTGGCTGCCTCACGAAAAGCAGGCGGTGGGCGATTTTCTCGGCCTGGCGGTGGTCGGCGGCCCGGCCAAGGTGCGGGCGAAGCTGGAGGTGTTGCTGGAGCAGACCGATGCCGACGAGCTGATCTTCACCGGCGACCTCTACGACTTCGACGATCGCTTGCGCTCCTTCGAGCTGCTGGCCGAACTGCACCGGTGCGGGTGA
- a CDS encoding dodecin has translation MSNHHTYKKIEIVGSSPVSSDEAINNALAECAKSIRNLEWFEVVETRGHIENGKVGHYQVTLKVGFRIANS, from the coding sequence ATGTCCAACCATCACACCTACAAGAAAATCGAAATCGTCGGCTCGTCGCCGGTCAGCTCCGACGAGGCGATCAACAACGCCCTGGCCGAATGCGCCAAGTCGATCCGCAACCTCGAGTGGTTCGAGGTGGTGGAAACCCGCGGCCATATCGAGAACGGCAAGGTCGGCCACTACCAGGTGACGCTCAAGGTCGGCTTCCGCATTGCCAATAGCTGA
- a CDS encoding LysR family transcriptional regulator: MTRELPPLNALRAFEAAARLQSVSQAADELHVTHGAVSRQIRALEEHLELALFVKEGRGLKLTDAGLRLRDASGEAFARLRGVCAELQQGQAEAPFVLACPGSLLARWFIPRLDRLNRELPELRLQLSASEGELDPRRPGVDATLLFAEPPWPADMQVFELAAERIGPVLSPRYGRFAELHRAPPAALLNEPLLHTTSRPQAWPSWAASCGLDETALKPGQGFEHLYYLLEAAAAGLGVAIAPQQLVADDLAGGRLVAPWDFVETPARLALWVPARQLDKRAQRLAEWLRSELHG; the protein is encoded by the coding sequence ATGACTCGGGAGCTACCCCCGCTCAATGCCCTGCGCGCCTTCGAGGCGGCGGCGCGCCTGCAGAGCGTCAGTCAGGCGGCGGACGAGCTGCATGTCACCCATGGCGCGGTCAGCCGGCAGATTCGCGCGTTGGAGGAACACCTGGAGCTGGCGTTGTTCGTCAAGGAGGGGCGCGGCCTTAAACTCACGGATGCCGGGCTGCGCCTGCGTGACGCCAGCGGCGAGGCCTTCGCCCGGTTGCGCGGCGTGTGCGCCGAGCTGCAGCAGGGCCAGGCCGAGGCGCCCTTCGTCCTGGCCTGCCCCGGCAGCCTGTTGGCGCGCTGGTTTATCCCGCGCCTGGACCGCCTCAATCGCGAGCTGCCGGAGCTGCGCCTGCAGCTGTCGGCCAGCGAGGGCGAGCTGGACCCGCGGCGTCCCGGCGTCGACGCCACCCTGCTGTTCGCCGAGCCGCCCTGGCCGGCGGACATGCAGGTGTTCGAACTGGCCGCCGAGCGCATCGGCCCGGTGCTCAGCCCGCGCTACGGGCGTTTCGCCGAGTTGCATCGGGCACCGCCGGCGGCGCTGTTGAACGAGCCGTTGCTGCACACCACTTCGCGGCCCCAGGCCTGGCCGAGCTGGGCGGCCAGCTGTGGCCTGGACGAGACCGCGCTGAAGCCGGGCCAGGGCTTCGAGCACCTCTACTACCTGCTGGAGGCGGCGGCAGCCGGCCTCGGCGTGGCCATCGCCCCGCAGCAGCTGGTGGCCGACGACCTGGCCGGCGGGCGCCTGGTGGCGCCCTGGGACTTCGTCGAGACCCCGGCGCGCCTGGCCCTGTGGGTGCCGGCGCGGCAACTGGACAAGCGCGCGCAGCGCCTGGCCGAGTGGCTGCGCAGCGAGCTGCACGGCTGA
- the trpB gene encoding tryptophan synthase subunit beta, with protein sequence MTSLRSGPDAKGLFGSFGGQYVAETLMPLIHDLAAEYEKAKQDPEFAKELAYFQRDYVGRPSPLYFAERLTEHCGGAKIYLKREELNHTGAHKINNCIGQILLARRMGKQRIIAETGAGMHGVATATVAARFGLECVIYMGTTDIDRQQANVFRMKLLGATVIPVTAGTGTLKDAMNEALRDWVTNVDNTFYLIGTVAGPHPYPAMVRDFQAVIGKETREQLMEKEGRLPDSLVACIGGGSNAMGLFHPFLDDASVKIIGVEAAGHGIETGKHAASLNGGEPGVLHGNRTFLLQDDDGQIIDAHSISAGLDYPGIGPEHAWLHDIGRGEYCSITDEEALAAFHQCCRLEGIIPALESSHALAEVFKRAPSLPKDHLMVVNLSGRGDKDMQTVMHHMGELENEA encoded by the coding sequence ATGACTTCATTGCGCAGCGGCCCCGACGCCAAGGGCCTGTTCGGCTCGTTCGGCGGCCAGTACGTCGCCGAAACCCTGATGCCGCTGATTCACGACCTGGCCGCCGAATACGAGAAGGCCAAGCAGGATCCGGAATTCGCCAAAGAACTGGCCTACTTCCAGCGCGACTACGTCGGCCGCCCGAGCCCGCTGTACTTCGCCGAGCGCCTGACCGAGCACTGCGGCGGCGCCAAGATTTATCTCAAGCGCGAGGAGCTCAACCACACCGGCGCGCACAAGATCAACAACTGCATCGGCCAGATCCTCCTGGCCAGGCGCATGGGCAAGCAGCGCATCATCGCCGAGACCGGCGCCGGCATGCACGGCGTGGCCACCGCCACAGTGGCGGCGCGCTTCGGCCTGGAATGCGTGATCTACATGGGCACCACCGACATCGACCGGCAGCAGGCCAACGTGTTCCGCATGAAGCTGCTGGGCGCCACCGTGATTCCGGTCACCGCCGGCACCGGCACGCTGAAGGATGCGATGAACGAGGCCCTGCGCGACTGGGTGACCAACGTCGACAACACCTTCTACCTGATCGGCACCGTCGCCGGCCCGCACCCCTACCCGGCCATGGTCCGCGACTTCCAGGCGGTGATCGGCAAGGAAACCCGCGAGCAGCTGATGGAGAAGGAAGGGCGCCTGCCCGACAGCCTGGTCGCCTGCATCGGCGGCGGCTCCAACGCCATGGGCCTGTTCCACCCCTTCCTCGATGACGCCAGCGTCAAGATCATCGGCGTCGAGGCGGCCGGCCACGGCATCGAAACCGGCAAGCACGCCGCCAGCCTCAACGGCGGCGAGCCCGGCGTGCTGCACGGCAACCGCACCTTCCTGCTGCAGGACGACGACGGCCAGATCATCGACGCCCACTCGATCTCCGCCGGCCTGGACTACCCCGGCATCGGCCCGGAACACGCCTGGTTGCACGACATCGGCCGCGGCGAATACTGCTCGATCACCGATGAAGAAGCCCTGGCCGCCTTCCACCAGTGCTGCCGCCTGGAAGGCATCATCCCGGCCCTGGAGTCTTCCCATGCCCTGGCCGAAGTGTTCAAGCGCGCGCCCAGCCTGCCCAAGGATCACCTGATGGTGGTCAACCTGTCCGGCCGCGGCGACAAGGACATGCAAACCGTGATGCACCACATGGGCGAATTGGAGAACGAAGCATGA